The Winslowiella toletana region GCCATGCAGATGCAATGGAATTTCAGTTGCCATCTCGCTAATGACCCTGCGCCAACTGTGAATAGTAATCGGGTAATCAGACCGGCAAAAAACGCGTGAAAGGCAAATCCGTAAAGCGTTAAGCGCGCGACCACCACAATTTTCTCTGGTAATCCGCCTGACAGCTAATAATCCAACAAATGTTAATTCCAGCAATGTTTATCACAATAGATTAGTTCTCTCTCATCCCGTCTCACCAGATGATGAATCCATCGCACAGACACTCTGATAATAAAGGAATTCATCATGCGCAGTCGTTTTTCGCTTAATGCCGTACAGCGCACGCTGGCATTAACCGCAATTTTTGCTTCATTCGCCGGGACCCAAACCGTTTACGCCGCAGACAGTGCTGCCGTGAAAGGCGGTACGCTGATCTATCTCGAGCAGCAGGCTCATACCAATCTCTATCCGCCAGCCGGCGGTTTTTATCCTAACGGCGGCATCCTCAATCAAATCACCGATAAACTGACCTGGCAAAACCCGGAGACGCTACAGGTTGAACCGTGGATCGCCGAAAGCTGGAGCACTAATGCCGATAAAACCGAATACACCTTCAAAATTCGTCCCGGCGTCACCTTCTCCGACGGCACGCCGCTGGATGCCAGTGCGGTAGCAAAAAACTTTGATACTTATGGCCTCGGCAATAAAGCACAGCGCCTGCCGGTCTCCGAAGTGATCAACAACTACGATCGCAGCGAAGTGATTGATCCGCAGACGGTTAAGTTCTATTTCAGCAAACCGTCACCGGGCTTTTTACAGGGCACCGCCACCATTGGTTCCGGGCTGGTTTCACTCAGCACCCTCGCGCGTAACTTTGATGAGCTGGGCGATGCGCGCCATATTATCGGCTCCGGCCCGTTTGTAGTGAAAAATGAAAAACTGGGTCGCGAAGTCGATCTGGTGGCGCGTAAAGATTACAACTGGGGGCCGAAAAGTAGCCGTCAGCAGGGTGCGGCCAACCTCGACGGCATCAAAATTATCGTCACACCCGAAGACAGCGTGCGGATTGGTGCGCTATTGGCCGGTCAGGCCGATGTGATTCGTCAGGTTCAGGCTTATGATGAAAAACAGGCCAGCGATCAGAACTTCCCGATTTACGCAGCGCCGACGCGCGGCATAAATGACAGTATTAGCTTCCGCCCGGATAACCCGCTGGTAGCCGATATCAAAGTGCGTCAGGCGCTGCTGCACGCTACTCACTCCCGTCAGGTAGTCGATACTCTGTTCTCAGCCAATTATCCGCAGGCCACCTCGGTAGTGGCGAAATCGGCAGCGGGTTACGTCGATCTGAGCGACAAACTGAAATATGACCCGACGCTGGCGCAACAGTTACTTGATGAAGCGGGCTGGAAACCCGGCAGCGATGGTATCCGTCAGAAAGATGGCCAGCGGCTGGCGCTGACGATTTATGAATCGCTGCCACAACCGCAAAATAAAGAAGTGCTGCAACTGATCGCGCAACAGTGGAAACAGGTTGGCGTCAGTCTGGCGGTGCGCGCGGGCGATGCTGGCAGCCGCACGCTGGATAATCTTGATCCGCTAAAAACCCCGCTGACGGTATCGGAAGTCGGACGTGCCGATCCGGATGTGATTAAAAGCCAGTTCTATCCGTCCAATCGCGATGCCCTGCTGCAGAAAGGCGGATCCAGTGACAAAGTCGCCAACTTCCGTGACGACAAGCTGAATCAGCTGCTGGTGGATATTTCGGCCGAAATCGATCCGCAGAAACGCCTGCAGCTGACGGGAGATGCCCAGCGCTATCTGCTGGATAACGCCTATGTGATTCCGGTGTTTGAAGAACCGCAGGTGTTTGCTGCCGCTCCGTGGCTAAAAGGCATCAGCTTTGAAGCGGTTGGCCGTCCGAGTTTCTACGGCACATGGCTTGAAAAGCACTAAGCCGGGGAGATGACGATGAAAAGCTATCTTAGCCAGCGAGTGGGACAGGCGCTGTTGGTGCTATGGGCGGCGTTTACTGTCTCTTTTGTGCTGTTACAGGTACTGCCTGGTGACGCCATTCTGATTAAATTTCAGAATCCGGATCTGGGCCTCAGTCCGGAGCAGATTGCCGATATGCGCCTCGCTTACGGTGCGGACAGCCCGCTGTGGCAGCAATATCTGCATACGCTGGTGGCGATGTTGCGCGGTGACTTTGGCTTCTCAGTCCAGGCTGGCGTGCCGGTCAGCGAACTGATTGCCAGTAATTTTCCCGATACCCTGCGCCTGGCGCTGCCGGGTTTCCTGCTGGCGGTGGTGATTGCCGTACTGTTGGCGTTTATCTCCAATCTGATCGGCTTTCGTTGGCTGAAGAATGCCTTACAGAGCCTGCCATCGCTGTTTATCTCAATTCCGACCTTCTGGCTGGGCATCGCGCTGATTCAATTGTTCTCATTTCAGTTGCGCTGGATTCCGGTGATTAACCCCGGCCCGTGGCAAGGACTGATTCTGCCGATTATCACTCTGGCGCTACCGATATCCGCCCCTCTGGCACAGATCCTGATCCGCAGCATCGATCAGGTGCAGACACAACCCTTTGTGGCGGTCGCCCGCGCCAAAGGAGCCAGTTACAGCCGTGTGTTATGGCGTCATGTGGCACTGAATGCGCTGCTGCCGGTATTGACCGTCGCCGGTCTGTTGCTCGGTGAGTTAATTGCCGGTGCGCTGATCACTGAAACAGTGTTTGGCCTCAGCGGTCTGGGTCAGCTGACCCAGCAGGCGGTTAATAACCAGGATGTCACGGTGCTTCAGGCGATTGTGATGATTTCGGCGTTCGGCTTTGTCACCATCAATCTGCTGGTCGATTTGCTGACCCCGCTGCTTGACCCACGGCTGCAAACTTATCGCGGAGCGACCTTATGAGCCTGATCGATCAACTGGTACGGCCGAAAGCCAGCCGCCCCGCTCCCCGCCGCGTTAGCGGTTACAAGGTACCGGCCGGAGCGCTGCTCGCCTGGCTGGTCATGCTGCTGGCAATGGCTGCTGCGATTGCGCCGGGGCTGTTTACCGATTACAGCGCAACCGAAGGTATTGCCGGCGCGCAACGTCTGGCACCGCAGGCCGGTCACTGGCTGGGTACTGACCAGCTGGGGCGCGATCTTTACGCGCGTATTGTCTGGGGCGCGTCCCACTCACTTTCTGCCGCAGTGGTTGCAGTGTCGCTTGGGCTGTTGGCTGGCACGCTGCTCGGGGTGCTGGCGGGTGCCACCGGCGGTAAAACTGAAGCGGCGGTCATGCGCATCATTGATGTGCTGCTGTCGATTCCTGGCCTGCTGCTGTCACTGAGCGTCATTATCCTGCTTGGCTTTGGCACGTTAAATGCCGCCATCGCCGTGGGGGTCACATCCATTGCTAATTTCGCCCGCCTGGCACGTGCCGAAGTGGTTAGGGTGCGGCACAGCGATTATGTCGAAGCGGCTTACGGCAGCGGCGGCACCTTCTGGAGCGTGCTCTGGCGTCATATTCTGCCCAACTCGCTGACCTCGGTTATCGCCTTTTCCGCCTTACAGTTTGGTAATGCGATTCTGGCGCTGTCGACCCTGAGCTTTCTCGGCTACGGCACGCCACCACCAACGCCGGAGTGGGGGCTGCTGATTGCCGAAGGACGTAACTATATTTCTACCGCCTGGTGGCTGACCACTTTCCCCGGCCTGGTGGTGGTCGCCATCGTACTGGCGGCTAACCGCATCAGCCGTCAATTTTCAGGAGCTCGCCGATGAACGATAATTCGCAGGTGCCACTGCTGGAACTGGAAAATCTGACGCTCAGTTATCTCAGCGGCGGCCAGTCGCGACCGGTGGTACACAATGTCTCTTTTCAGCTCAGAGCCGGTGAGATGCTGGCGCTGGTCGGCGAATCCGGCTCGGGCAAAACCACCACCGCGCAGGCGATTATTGGCCTGATGGCTGAAAACGGCGTGCGCGACGGCGGACGTATTTTGCTTAACGGCGTCGATATCAGCGGCTGGTCGCCGCGCCGACTCGATAGTCTGCGCGGCGCAACCATCAGTCTGATCCCACAGGATCCCGGCAGTTCTCCGAATCCGGTGAAAACCATTGGCGATCAGGTGGCAGAGATCCTGACGCTGCATCAGCGTCTGAGCCGCACCGAGCGCCAACAACGGGTCATTGCCCTGCTGACGCGCGTCGGCCTCAGCCATCCCGAGCAGCGCGCACGACAGTATCCGCATCAGTTATCCGGCGGAATGAAGCAGCGTGTGCTGATTGCCATCGCCATTGCTTTACAGCCAGCGTTGATAATTGCCGATGAACCGACCAGCGCGCTGGATGTGACGGTACAGAAACGCATTCTGGATTTGATCGACGAGTTGCGCCGGGAGTCTGGCACGGCGGTGCTGTTTGTTACTCATGACCTGGCGCTGGCAGCGCAGCGAGCCGACCGACTACTGGTGTTTCGCCACGGCGAAATCCAGGAACAGGGTGAGACTGCCACGGTGATTAAATCGCCGCAACATCCCTATACCCGCCAGTTGTTTGCCGATCTGCGTAGTCTGGCTCCACCCCAACCATTGACACGCCATGCCCGCTTTTCCTCACCGGCGATTGTGGTAAATCGGGTGAACAAAACCTTTCAACTGGGTAAAAATCCCCAGATAAAACTGGCGGCGCTGCAAAATATTTCCTTCAGCGTGGCGCGCGGCACAACCCATGCGCTGGTTGGCGAGTCAGGATCCGGCAAGACCACGCTGGCGCGTATTCTGCTCGGCTTTCAGCGTGCAGACAGCGGACAGCTGCTGATTGATGATATCGATACCCGTGAATTACGCGGTGAAGCACTGCGCCAGCTGCGGCAAAAGATTCAGCTGGTATATCAGAATCCGTTCGCCTCGCTCGATCCGTCACAAACCCTGTATGACATTATTGCCGAGCCGCTGCTTAACTTTGCGCCCCTGAGTAAAAGTGAACGTCGTCAGCGCGTCGAGGATGTCACGCTACGGGTCGCACTGCCGGTCGAGCTGCTGACGCGCAAACCCCATGAGCTGTCTGGTGGTCAGCGCCAGCGCGTGGCGATTGCCCGGGCGCTGATAGTGCAGCCGGATATTCTGGTGCTCGATGAAGCCACCTCCGCGCTCGACGTCACCGTGCAGGCGCAAATTCTCGGTCTGTTGCAGCAGCTGCAACAGCAACTCGGTCTGACCTATCTGTTTATTTCTCACGACCTCGCCACCGTGCGCCGCATCGCTCATAGCGTTACCGTGCTGCGCGCTGGCCAGGTAGTCGATCAGGGTACCGTTGAGGCGCTGTTCAGCCAGCCGTCCAGTGACTACACCCGTGAGCTGATTGACGCCATTCCTTACCTTGCAGCAGAACAAAAGGATTTCGCATGAGCCAGAAACGCCTCGGTTTTTTTACCCGTTTGCTGGATAAAACCGGACCACAGCAGCGCTACCGTCTGGCGCTGGAGCAGATACAACATGCCGAACGTTTCGGCTTTGATACCGCCTGGATTGCCCAGCACCATTTTCATGAAAATGAAGGTGGACTCCCTGCACCGCTGGTGTTTCTCGCTCACGTCGCGGCTCAAACCCGGCGCATCCGTCTGGGTACCGCGATAATTACCTTGCCGCTGGAGAATCCTCTGCGGGTAGCAGAAGACGCCGCGGTGCTGGATTTGCTGGCGGACGGACGGCTGGAAATTGGCCTCGGCTCCGGCGGTACTGCCAGCTCTTTTCTGCCATTCGGTCTCAGCATTGAGCAGCGCGCCGCCGCCTTTGCTGAACATTTGCAAGTACTGCACAACGCCTGGAGCGGCGAACTGCTCGGCCACGCCGATAATCGTCTCTATCCGCCCGCACCACAGCTGACATCGCGGGTGTGGATCGCCACTTTTTCGGCTGAGGGCGCGGCGCGTGCCGGTAAAGCTGGACATGGCCTGATGCTGTCCCGCACTCAGCCGCGTCCGGCCGGGCAGCCGGGCTTAGCGCTGGATGCGATACAAAATCCGATGATCGATGCCTATCTGACCGCGTTACCGGCAGGGATACCGCCACGCATTCTGGCATCGCGCACCGCTTTTGCCAGCGACAGCCGCCAGCAGGCGCGCCAGCTGGCACTGCCGGGATTACGTGAACAGGCACAGCAGTACCGCGCCGCCGGACATCAGCTAAAAGGCGAGACGCTGGAGCACTATATCGACGCCTTTGATGTGCATCTCGGGACGCCCGACGAGGTGCAAACCTCACTGCAAAATGACAGCGTATTGCGGCGCGCTACCGACATCTCTTTCCAGGTGCACTCTATCGATCCGCCACATCAGCATATCCTGCGCTCCATCGAACTGCTGGCGACTGAAGTTGCTCCGGCATCTGGCTGGACTGCCGCCCACTCAACGCTTAATCAGGGAACTCCCGCATGACACAGACTACAGATTTACTGGCGCAACTGGCTGATATTGATCCGGCGTCACCACTTGCCGCAGCCCGACAGCAACGTGATGCCGCAACGCGGCATAGCCAGGGCAGCTACCTGGCGCTGTTCAGCAACGGCAGTACTGATTTTCCGCTGCAGCAGCGTTTGGCTGTGGCGGCACAGGTTGCCAGCTGGCATCAGGAGGATCAGCTGGCCGCACACTACGCATCCCAAACGGCGAGTATCCCGCAGAACGCCGCTTACCAGCTGGCGCTGGATCATGCCCAACGACTGACTTTCCAGCCGGTCAGTGCCACTGCTGAACATTTGGTGATATTACAACAGGCGGGCTGGACGCCGGATGCCATTGTGACACTGTCACAGATTATCGCCTTTGTCAGCTTCCAAAGCAGGTTAGTACGCGGCTATCGACTGATTTCAGGTTACAGTGTCACAGATAGCCATACTGCGTTCAGCGCCGGAGAGTGGCACCACCAGCCGCAGACGCAAACCAGTAAAGCTGCCCCAGTGCGGTTTACCACCGCAGAGCTTGGCTGGGAGCCATGGATTGCCGCTAAACCGCTGGCGGAATATGATGCCGAACAGCAACAAACGCTGGCACGCTTTGGTCATACTGATTCTGACTATTTCCGCCTGCTCGGGCGCAATCTGCCGGTGCTGGAACAGCGTACCCTGACCGATAAAGGCATCTTTTATACCTCTGCCGGCTTGCCGCGTGCCGAACGCGAACTGGCAGCCGCCGTCGCCAGCAAAGTCAACGGTTGCATATTTTGTGCCTCGGTACATGCACGTAAAGCCGCCCAGTTATCTAAGCAGCCGGAAGCGGTTCAGCGTCTGCTGGATACGCCACCGGGCGGGCAGCTCAGTGCGCAGCAGTCGTCACGCTGGCAGGCAGAAATCGATTTTGCCGCCGCCATCTCCGCGACGCCTGCCAGTGCCAGCGCGCAACAGATTCAGCAGCTGCGTGCAGAAGGATTGAATGAACTGGAATTGCTCGATTTGTTGCAGTCTGCCGCGTTCTTTGCCTGGGCCAATCGTCTGATGCTGACGTTAGGCGAACCGTTTATTCCAGCGGAGCACAACCAATGACCTCATTAACTCCGGTGGTCGATCACGTGGTGATTACTGTCGGTGACCAGCTTGACGAGGCCAGCGCACTGTTTCGCCGTCTTGGCTTCCAGCTTAGTGAGCGCGGTCATCACTCGCTTGGCTCCAGTAATCATTTAGCCATTTTTGGCGAAAACTACCTTGAACTACTGGGTTATCAGCCGGAGCGCGGTAATCTGCGCGAAGATTTATGGCAGTCGCCGCGTGGCCTCAGCGGCCTGGTATGGAAAACCGATGATGCCGATGCGGTATATCAACATCTGCAACAGCAGCAACTGGCGGGCGATCCGCCTGCGGCATTTTTCCGGCCGGTCACCCTGCCGGACGGCAGTGAACATCAAGCGCGATTTCGCACTACCCGGTTACGTCACGATACGGTCGCAAATGGCCGCAGCTTTTTCTGCCAGCACCTGACGCCAGAAGCGGTATGGCAGCCCGCCTGGCAACAGCATCGCAATGCGGTAACGACTATCAGTGGCTTTATTATTGCGGCGGATAAACCGGCCGTTGCCGCCAGGGTGTATAGCCAGTTATTTGATACTGCCCAATTTATCAGCACCCAGGACGGCAGCATTGAGTTTCAGGCCGGTGTAACCCGCGTGCGCTTCACTGGCAGCGCTCAGGCGCGCGCGACGTTGGGGCCGTTACCAGATGACTACAATGGTACGCCACGTATGGCGGCGCTGGAATTTACCACCACTTCGCTGGATCAGGTCCGGCAGAGCCTGTTGGCTGGTGATATCCGTTTTAGTGAGCGGGAAAACACCCTTCGGGTGAGTGCTGAAGATGGCTTTAATCTGGCGCTGATTTTTAGCGTAAAGCCCTGATACTAAAAATAGACTTTGCATGACAGTGGCAGACGAAGGCCATTAGGCCTTCGTCTGTAAACGGCCAAACGATAACAATCCGGACCTGGCCCATCCGTTTATGACGACGAGATGCGTTCTACCGCTTGCTGCGGATTATCGGGACGTATTTTAAACCAGATGGCATACATTGCAGGCAGAAATACCAGCGTGATAATCGTGCCGCCAAACGTTCCGCCGATCAGGGTATAAGCCAGCGTTCCCCAAAAAACGGAGTGCGTAAGTGGGATAAAGGCCAGTATAGCGGCCAGCGCCGTGAGTAACACCGGTCTCGCCCGCTGGACCGTCGCCTCCACCACTGCATCGAATGGCGAAAGCCCTTGATGTTGGTTATGGTGGATCTGCCCTATCAGAATCAGCGTGTTTCGCATCAGAATACCCGATAGCGCAATCAGGCCCACCAGCGCATTAATGCCAAACGGCTGACTGAAGAGCAGTAGCGTCGGCACCACGCCTATCAGCCCCAATGGCGCGGTCAGGAATACCATCACCATCGCCGACATTGAACGGACCTGCAGGATAATGATCAATAACGTAATGGCAATCATGATGGGAAACAACGGAGCCATCGCCCTGGTCGCTTTTGCGGACTCTTCAATTGGGCCAGCCTGCTCAATGCGGTATTCAGCCGGAAGCGTATCGATGATCGGCTGCAATTCTTTCATCACTGCTGTGGAAACATCTGGCGGTTGCAAATTTTCGGCAATATCTCCCCGCACGGTAATGGTCGGGGTGCGATCGCGACGACGCAGAACCGGATCTTCCATTCGCACCTCGACATCCCCAACCTGCGATAATGGAATACGCTGGCCGGCAGAGCCCACTAACGTAAAGCCGGCTATTTTTGCAGGATCCAGCCGGATATCCCCGGCTGAGCGCCCCACAACCTGCACCGAACGGATGTTTTCACGTACAGAGGTAATCGGCGTTCCCGAAAGCAAAAACTGCAACTGCTGTGCGACTGCATTTGACGTCAGTCCCACCGCCTGCAACCGGTTCTGATCCAGCGTGAAATGCAGCGTCGGCACTCGGGAGCCCCAGTCTGAATTCACACTCCTCATCATCGGATTCAGCTGCATAACTGCCTCAACTTCGCCTGCAATCTCGCGCAGTTTGACTGGATCTGGCCCGTTAATACGATAAGCTACCGGATAGGGTGAATAAGGACCAAATACCAGCTGAGTCACACGGACACGTGCTTCGGGCGCCAGGCCGTCGGCTGCGGCTTCACGAAGCCGCAGCTTGAGAGCTTCACGTTCCTGCTGGCTGGCTGTAAGCACGACAACTTTGGCAAACGACGGATCGGGTAGCTCTGGCGCCATAGCCAGATAAAAACGTGGCGACCCCTGCCCAATATAGGACGTGACGATTTTTGCCTCTTTCTGTTTTTTCAGCCAGTTTTCGATTTTCGCCGTGGCAGCGCTGGTCTGCTCAATAGAGCTGCCATATGGCATCTGAACTTCAACCAACACTTCCGGCCGGTCGGAGGTGGGGAAAAATTGTTTTTTGACCAACCCCATGCCAAGAATGGCGACGGTAAACACGGCCAAAACGCTACCGGCCACTATCCATTTGTGCGCAATAACACGGGTCAGTAACTGACGAAAACGATTATAATTTCGTGTGTTATAGATGGCTGCATGCCCACCTTCAACCGGCTTTATGTCTGGCAACATTTTCACGCCGAGATAAGGTGTAAAGATCACCGCCACCACCCATGAGGCAATCAAAGCAATACCCACTATCCAAAACATGTTACTGGTGTACTCACCGGCAGTGGACTGTGCAAAGCCGTTAGGCATAAAGCCAACGGCTGTCACCAGAGTACCGGCCAACATCGGGGCGGCGGTATGACTCCAGGCATAGGCAGAGGCTTTGATACGGTCGTAGCCCTCTTCCATCTTCACCACCATCATTTCAATGGCAATGATCGCATCATCCACCAACAAGCCGAGCGCCAGGATCAGCGAGCCCAGAGTAATGCGGTCAAAGTTCTTACCGGAAGCCTCCATAACCACAAACACCACAGCCAGTGTCAACGGCACGGCAGCAGCAACCACCACGCCCACCCGCCAGCCCATGCTGATAAAGCAGACCACCATCACCACAAGCAATGCGACAATAAATTTAATCATAAACTCGTTAACGGCTGAGCTGATATTGACTGATTGATCGGTGATCTTGGTTAATGTCATCCCAAGAGGCATAGCCTCGTTAATTTTTATCGTCTCTGCATCCAGCGCTCTCCCCAAATCAAGACCGTTCCAGCCCTCACGCATCACGATACCCAGTAATAATGCAGGCTCCCCCTGGTTGCGAACCAGAAAGGTCGCAGGATCTTCGTAGCCGCGTTCAACCGTCGCCACATCTGACAATTTCACCGTCCTTCCCTGGGCTACAATTGGCGTTTCGCGGATCTTTTCCAGCTTATCGAATGCGCCATCCAGACGGATAAAGAGCTGCGGGCCGCGCGTATCAATGGAACCGGCAGGCGTAAGTACATTCTGACTGTTTAGTGCGGAGAAAATATCCTGAGGAGAGATTCCTGACGTCGCCAGCCGGTCATGTGAGAATGAGACAAAGATTCTCTCAGCCCGCTCTCCGATAATATTGACCTTCTTGACGCCCGGCACGTGCAGCATGCGCTGGCGCAGTGATTCGGCATCACGTACCAACAAGCGTTGTGGCTCGCCCTTTGCCTTCAGAGCAAATAGCGCGAAAGTAACATCGGAGAATTCGTCATTGATCATTGGCCCGATTACGCCTGCCGGCAGGCTTTTTGCCTCATCGCCAAGCTTCTTGCGCGCCTGGTAAAACTCCTCCTGCACCTGTGAAGGCGGCGTGCTGTCCTGCAATGACAGCATGGTAAAAGCCAGTCAGGGGCGCGTGAAGGTCTCGGTGCGATCGTACCACTTGAGCTCCTGCATCCGCTTTTCCAGCGGCTCGGCCACCTGATCCTGCATTTCCTGTGCAGTCGCGCCCGGCCAGGCTGTGATAATCGTCATCTGCTTAACGGTAAAGGGCGGATCTTCTGCTCGCCCTAGCTCGAAGAACGACAGAATACCGGCCACGGTAATCAGGATAATAAGGAATAAGGTGATTGAGCGCTCGCGGACGGCAAACGCTGAAAGATTAAACCGCCCGCCGCTCATGGCTGGCTCCCGACGACAGGGATATCGCCCGGCTCACTTAATCGGACCTGCTCACCGTCATGCAGTAAATGCGCGCCTAAAGCGACGATCTGCTCACCGGCTTTTAGGCGACCGGTCACCGTTGCCGAATCGTCGGTGAGACCAAGCACCTGTACAGGCCGCCACGACACTTTTTCAGGTTTTCCTGAAATGCTCCAGACACCCGGCCCTTTACCCGGATCATGTATGGCGGCTAAAGGGATCCGCAACATCTGATGGGAGATTTTTTCCTGCGGGATATGGAGCGTAACGGTTGAACCAAGCGGTGCGCTGGCAAGTGCACCCGCAAGCACGTATCGTGCCTCGAAGGTACGCGTCATAGGATCGGCCGAATCGGAAAGCAATCTGAGTCTGGCGGGAACGGACTGTTTTTCGAGGCCATATAAAGTGGCCTGGGCCTCACTGTCGACAGCCGGGCGCAGCGTCTCAGGCAAATGTACGATCGCTTCACGCTGCCCCGCCCGCGCCAGCCTGATAACCGGCTGACCGGCGCTAACCACCTGCCCAGGCTCGGCGAGCGTGTCCATCACCACGCCATCGGCATCAGCCAAAAGCACGGCATAGCCGGTCGCATTACGTGCTAGATCGGCCTGAGCCTGTGCTGCACTAAGATCCGCTTTGGCGGTAGCGGCAACGGCCTTGATCTGATCCCAGTAAGAAGCCGATATAACCCCTGTAGCGACCAATCCGCGATAACGAGCTTCGTCAGCGATTGCCTGACTGGCGCGGGCGCGGGCGGCAGTGACCACCTGCTGCTGGGCTTGAGCCTGCAAGCCAAGGTCAACCGGATCAAGACGCATCAAAGGTTGACCGCTTTTGACGCTCTGGCCCGCGTTCACCAGACGTTCAAGTATTTTGCCTTGCACCCGGAAACCCAGATCGCTCTGAACACGCGCGACGACCACACCGCTAAATGCGCGCGATGAATCGATGGCGTTCATCACGGTTACAACCCTGACCAAAGGAGGCTGACTACGCGGATCGTCGACGCCAGAAGAGTCGTCACACGCCACAAGGGTCAGAGACGACAGGCAAACGGCGAATATCACTGCTTGAGGCCTGAGCATGGATTACCTAACGATTAACAGGAGAGTAATCGCAGTTATATACTAGTGACCAATAATGTCAATAGTCACAACTCAGGGTGAGAGGCTTCTCAGTATTAATGATGAAAGCAGCACAGATGCAGAAGTTGCAGTCTCAAGATTATATTGCAGCTGAACAGGACTGATATAAGGTCGCATCACCAGATAGATCGCATCTACAGCTTCATCCATTGGCGTCTTACGCTCAAACTCTCCCGATTCTCGCCCTTCCTGAAGGATCTGCTGAATGAGCAAGCGCACTCGTTCAACATGGGCCTCTGCTGAGGGCCAATTGTCTCGCGCAGCGACTGCTGCGATGTCATAAAGCTTGCGATCGTGAAAGAACAAATCGCTGCCGGCTTCAGTCAGCGCTCTGAATAAGCGCCTCAATTTTACTGAGGCTGAAGGGGCGTCAACCATTGCAGAGTTGACAATATCCATAATCATTGCAAGCCGGTTGCTGCAGATCACCTCACCGATTGCCTGCTTGGAATCGAAAAACTTATAGATATAAGCCTTTGAAAAGCCGATCGCCTTAGCAAGATCGGAGACCGTGGTTTTCTCATAGCCAAAATGACTGAAGTGCTCTGTGGCGGCTTCAACGACCTGATCCCGGACACTGTGGTCCGATGGCCCGCGCTGGGGATGTAATTGTGTGTGCTTTGTCATTTCTTCAGCTTAACGTAACGGACTTTAATTAACAACGCGTGACCATATTGGGATTTAGTCATAGGTATAATTTAGTCATT contains the following coding sequences:
- a CDS encoding ABC transporter permease produces the protein MSLIDQLVRPKASRPAPRRVSGYKVPAGALLAWLVMLLAMAAAIAPGLFTDYSATEGIAGAQRLAPQAGHWLGTDQLGRDLYARIVWGASHSLSAAVVAVSLGLLAGTLLGVLAGATGGKTEAAVMRIIDVLLSIPGLLLSLSVIILLGFGTLNAAIAVGVTSIANFARLARAEVVRVRHSDYVEAAYGSGGTFWSVLWRHILPNSLTSVIAFSALQFGNAILALSTLSFLGYGTPPPTPEWGLLIAEGRNYISTAWWLTTFPGLVVVAIVLAANRISRQFSGARR
- a CDS encoding ABC transporter permease, whose protein sequence is MKSYLSQRVGQALLVLWAAFTVSFVLLQVLPGDAILIKFQNPDLGLSPEQIADMRLAYGADSPLWQQYLHTLVAMLRGDFGFSVQAGVPVSELIASNFPDTLRLALPGFLLAVVIAVLLAFISNLIGFRWLKNALQSLPSLFISIPTFWLGIALIQLFSFQLRWIPVINPGPWQGLILPIITLALPISAPLAQILIRSIDQVQTQPFVAVARAKGASYSRVLWRHVALNALLPVLTVAGLLLGELIAGALITETVFGLSGLGQLTQQAVNNQDVTVLQAIVMISAFGFVTINLLVDLLTPLLDPRLQTYRGATL
- a CDS encoding TIGR04028 family ABC transporter substrate-binding protein encodes the protein MRSRFSLNAVQRTLALTAIFASFAGTQTVYAADSAAVKGGTLIYLEQQAHTNLYPPAGGFYPNGGILNQITDKLTWQNPETLQVEPWIAESWSTNADKTEYTFKIRPGVTFSDGTPLDASAVAKNFDTYGLGNKAQRLPVSEVINNYDRSEVIDPQTVKFYFSKPSPGFLQGTATIGSGLVSLSTLARNFDELGDARHIIGSGPFVVKNEKLGREVDLVARKDYNWGPKSSRQQGAANLDGIKIIVTPEDSVRIGALLAGQADVIRQVQAYDEKQASDQNFPIYAAPTRGINDSISFRPDNPLVADIKVRQALLHATHSRQVVDTLFSANYPQATSVVAKSAAGYVDLSDKLKYDPTLAQQLLDEAGWKPGSDGIRQKDGQRLALTIYESLPQPQNKEVLQLIAQQWKQVGVSLAVRAGDAGSRTLDNLDPLKTPLTVSEVGRADPDVIKSQFYPSNRDALLQKGGSSDKVANFRDDKLNQLLVDISAEIDPQKRLQLTGDAQRYLLDNAYVIPVFEEPQVFAAAPWLKGISFEAVGRPSFYGTWLEKH
- a CDS encoding putative FMN-dependent luciferase-like monooxygenase → MSQKRLGFFTRLLDKTGPQQRYRLALEQIQHAERFGFDTAWIAQHHFHENEGGLPAPLVFLAHVAAQTRRIRLGTAIITLPLENPLRVAEDAAVLDLLADGRLEIGLGSGGTASSFLPFGLSIEQRAAAFAEHLQVLHNAWSGELLGHADNRLYPPAPQLTSRVWIATFSAEGAARAGKAGHGLMLSRTQPRPAGQPGLALDAIQNPMIDAYLTALPAGIPPRILASRTAFASDSRQQARQLALPGLREQAQQYRAAGHQLKGETLEHYIDAFDVHLGTPDEVQTSLQNDSVLRRATDISFQVHSIDPPHQHILRSIELLATEVAPASGWTAAHSTLNQGTPA
- a CDS encoding ABC transporter ATP-binding protein, producing MNDNSQVPLLELENLTLSYLSGGQSRPVVHNVSFQLRAGEMLALVGESGSGKTTTAQAIIGLMAENGVRDGGRILLNGVDISGWSPRRLDSLRGATISLIPQDPGSSPNPVKTIGDQVAEILTLHQRLSRTERQQRVIALLTRVGLSHPEQRARQYPHQLSGGMKQRVLIAIAIALQPALIIADEPTSALDVTVQKRILDLIDELRRESGTAVLFVTHDLALAAQRADRLLVFRHGEIQEQGETATVIKSPQHPYTRQLFADLRSLAPPQPLTRHARFSSPAIVVNRVNKTFQLGKNPQIKLAALQNISFSVARGTTHALVGESGSGKTTLARILLGFQRADSGQLLIDDIDTRELRGEALRQLRQKIQLVYQNPFASLDPSQTLYDIIAEPLLNFAPLSKSERRQRVEDVTLRVALPVELLTRKPHELSGGQRQRVAIARALIVQPDILVLDEATSALDVTVQAQILGLLQQLQQQLGLTYLFISHDLATVRRIAHSVTVLRAGQVVDQGTVEALFSQPSSDYTRELIDAIPYLAAEQKDFA